A genomic stretch from Petrimonas mucosa includes:
- the folK gene encoding 2-amino-4-hydroxy-6-hydroxymethyldihydropteridine diphosphokinase — MADKISHTVFLSLGSNLGDRIGAIGRAYEEIEKRIGKIISRSAFYLSEPEGFESENSFVNSVCKVVTDLLPYKLLEETRQIEKELGRCGKSIDGRYADRIIDIDMLMYDSRIIEDQLLTVPHPRFHLRGFVLVPFAEISPDTVHPVQGKTILVLRNELREPTGVHPIR; from the coding sequence ATGGCGGATAAGATTTCGCATACCGTATTCCTTTCACTGGGCTCCAATCTGGGAGACAGGATAGGTGCTATCGGACGCGCATACGAAGAGATTGAAAAGCGGATCGGGAAGATTATCTCCCGTTCCGCTTTTTATCTTTCCGAACCCGAAGGGTTTGAATCGGAAAACAGCTTCGTCAACTCCGTTTGCAAGGTGGTTACCGACTTGTTACCCTACAAACTGCTGGAGGAGACCCGGCAGATCGAGAAGGAGTTGGGGCGGTGCGGGAAATCGATCGATGGGAGGTATGCCGACCGCATTATCGATATCGATATGCTGATGTATGATAGCCGGATAATTGAGGATCAGTTGTTGACGGTACCACACCCCCGGTTTCATCTGCGTGGATTTGTGCTGGTTCCGTTTGCTGAGATATCACCCGATACGGTGCATCCGGTTCAGGGTAAAACCATTCTGGTACTGAGAAATGAGCTGAGAGAGCCAACCGGTGTTCATCCCATCCGGTAG
- the queA gene encoding tRNA preQ1(34) S-adenosylmethionine ribosyltransferase-isomerase QueA codes for MKLSQFKFNLPEELIAKFPSKHRDESRLMVVHRNSDKVEHLIFKDILNYFDAHDFFIFNDTKVFPARLFGNKEKTGAKIEVFLLRELNPAQHLWDVLVNPARKIRIGNKLYFGDNEELVAEVIDNTTSRGRTLRFLYDGPYEEFKDLLFSIGETPIPEYMERPAVPEDAERYQNIFASNEGAVVVPAAGLHFSRELIKRMEIKNIDYGFLTLHHGLGAYRDIDVEDLTKHKIDSEQMIISQELCDRVNTAKDNGHKICAVGTSVLRAIETTISTDGHIKPREGWTNKFIFPPYDFTLPDALITNFHLPLSTLLMVTAAFGGYERIMDVYQIAIKEKYEFGAYGDAMLII; via the coding sequence ATGAAGCTTTCTCAGTTTAAGTTTAATTTACCGGAAGAATTGATTGCCAAGTTTCCGAGTAAGCATCGCGATGAATCCCGGCTGATGGTGGTTCATCGGAATTCCGACAAAGTAGAGCACCTTATCTTTAAGGATATTCTGAACTATTTTGACGCTCACGATTTTTTTATTTTCAACGATACCAAGGTTTTTCCCGCACGACTGTTCGGGAACAAGGAGAAGACCGGTGCAAAAATTGAGGTGTTTCTGCTCAGGGAACTCAATCCTGCACAACATCTGTGGGATGTGCTGGTCAATCCCGCCAGAAAAATCAGGATTGGGAATAAGTTGTACTTCGGTGATAACGAGGAGCTTGTTGCTGAAGTAATCGACAATACCACTTCGCGTGGACGGACACTCCGTTTTCTTTACGACGGACCCTACGAGGAGTTCAAGGATCTGCTCTTCTCCATCGGGGAGACCCCCATACCGGAATATATGGAACGTCCGGCAGTTCCGGAGGATGCCGAGAGGTATCAGAACATTTTTGCATCGAACGAGGGGGCTGTCGTTGTTCCTGCCGCCGGGCTGCACTTCAGCCGTGAATTGATAAAACGGATGGAGATCAAGAATATCGATTACGGCTTCCTTACGCTTCATCATGGACTGGGTGCCTACCGTGATATCGATGTGGAGGATCTCACCAAGCACAAGATCGATTCGGAGCAGATGATCATTTCTCAGGAGTTGTGCGACAGGGTGAATACTGCAAAAGATAACGGACACAAGATCTGTGCCGTAGGCACGTCGGTGTTGCGGGCCATCGAGACCACCATCAGTACCGACGGACATATCAAGCCGAGGGAGGGTTGGACCAACAAGTTCATTTTCCCGCCCTACGACTTCACCTTGCCCGATGCGCTGATCACCAACTTCCACCTGCCTCTCTCCACGCTCTTGATGGTTACGGCGGCTTTTGGCGGATACGAACGGATCATGGATGTCTACCAGATAGCCATCAAGGAGAAGTATGAGTTTGGCGCTTACGGGGATGCGATGCTGATCATCTAG
- the truB gene encoding tRNA pseudouridine(55) synthase TruB — protein sequence MDFIEGEILHIDKPLHWTSFRLVRVVRAKLCQKLKIKKLKVGHAGTLDPLATGVMTICTGRKTKEIEQLQYLTKEYIAEIMLGATTPSFDLETEVDAVYPTGHITREIVEECLKQFTGRIEQVPPLFSAVKVDGKRAYEFARKKEEIELKPKILVIEDIELLSCNLPTITIRVVCSKGTYIRALARDIGECLKSGAHLLALKRTRVGDVTLNDCLQVEELDDFFNRQIVAADDDRR from the coding sequence ATGGATTTTATTGAAGGAGAGATCTTACATATAGATAAACCCCTGCACTGGACTTCATTCCGGTTGGTGAGGGTGGTACGGGCAAAACTGTGCCAGAAACTGAAGATAAAAAAACTGAAGGTGGGACATGCCGGTACGCTCGATCCGCTAGCCACCGGCGTCATGACCATCTGCACGGGGAGAAAGACAAAAGAGATCGAGCAGCTGCAATACCTGACCAAAGAGTATATCGCCGAGATTATGCTGGGTGCAACTACACCCTCTTTCGATCTGGAGACGGAGGTGGATGCCGTATACCCTACCGGACACATTACCCGCGAAATAGTGGAAGAGTGCCTGAAGCAGTTTACAGGCAGGATTGAGCAGGTACCACCCCTCTTCTCGGCAGTGAAGGTAGATGGCAAACGGGCCTACGAATTTGCCCGCAAGAAAGAAGAGATTGAACTAAAACCAAAGATTTTGGTTATAGAGGATATTGAACTGTTAAGTTGCAATTTACCAACCATAACTATCCGGGTTGTCTGCAGCAAGGGTACATATATACGTGCTCTGGCGCGCGATATAGGTGAATGCCTGAAATCAGGTGCTCATCTTCTTGCACTCAAGCGAACACGAGTTGGAGATGTTACATTGAACGACTGTCTACAGGTGGAGGAGCTGGACGATTTTTTCAACAGGCAGATAGTTGCCGCAGATGACGACAGGCGTTGA